The following proteins are co-located in the Enoplosus armatus isolate fEnoArm2 chromosome 10, fEnoArm2.hap1, whole genome shotgun sequence genome:
- the purab gene encoding transcriptional activator protein Pur-alpha — protein MADRDSGSDHGGPTAGPGTLPPGAMGAMSRLQHDTEELASKRVDIQNKRFYLDVKQNVKGRFLKIAEVGAGGNKSRLTLSMSVAVEFRDYLGDFIEHYAQLGPTNPDIVQDEPRRALKSEFLVRENRKYYMDLKENQRGRFLRIRQTVNRGPGLGSAQGQTIALPAQGLIEFRDALAKLIDDYGVDEEPAELPEGTSLTVDNKRFFFDVGSNKYGVFMRVSEVKPTYRNSITVPCKVWSKFGNTFCKYAEEMRKIQERSREKRASELLPEGPHGGDDGDDD, from the coding sequence ATGGCGGACAGAGACAGTGGCAGTGACCACGGAGGGCCCACCGCAGGCCCCGGCACGCTGCCCCCGGGTGCGATGGGCGCCATGTCCCGGCTGCAGCACGACACCGAGGAGCTCGCTTCCAAGCGCGTCGACATCCAGAACAAGCGCTTCTACCTTGACGTGAAGCAGAATGTTAAAGGCCGCTTCCTAAAGATAGCCGAGGTCGGGGCTGGGGGAAACAAGAGCCGCCTCACTCTCTCCATGTCGGTTGCCGTGGAGTTCCGCGATTATCTCGGGGACTTTATCGAACATTACGCCCAGCTGGGCCCGACCAACCCGGACATAGTGCAGGATGAGCCCCGGCGGGCGCTCAAGAGCGAATTCCTGGTGCGGGAGAATCGGAAATATTACATGGATCTGAAAGAGAACCAGAGGGGGCGGTTCCTGAGGATCCGACAGACCGTTAATCGGGGGCCCGGATTGGGAAGCGCGCAAGGCCAGACCATCGCTCTGCCGGCGCAGGGTCTCATCGAGTTCCGCGACGCTTTGGCCAAACTCATCGACGACTATGGCGTGGACGAGGAGCCGGCGGAGCTCCCGGAGGGCACCTCGCTCACGGTCGACAACAAGCGCTTCTTCTTTGATGTGGGCTCCAATAAGTACGGGGTCTTCATGCGGGTCAGCGAGGTGAAGCCCACGTACCGGAACTCCATTACGGTTCCGTGCAAAGTGTGGTCCAAATTCGGCAACACCTTCTGTAAATACGcggaggagatgaggaagatCCAGGAGAGGAGTAGAGAGAAACGGGCCTCCGAACTGCTACCTGAGGGCCCGCACGGCGGAGATGACGGCGACGATGACTGA